A window from Mesorhizobium sp. WSM2240 encodes these proteins:
- a CDS encoding isoprenyl transferase: protein MLGNAAAESEEMTTPAHVAIIMDGNGRWAKARGLPRLAGHRAGVEALRQAVRAAGEFGVSWLTVYAFSSENWSRPKSEVSDLMGLLKLFIRRDLAELHQNGVRVKIIGDRAGLQGDIKALLEEAEALTAGNDALKLVIAFNYGGRDEIARAAQKLAAAAASGKIAPGDITVEAVAEALDTRDIPDPDLVIRTSGEMRLSNFLLWQAAYSELVFLPCYWPDFTREHFAESLSQFAARERRFGGPSARDVAL from the coding sequence ATGCTCGGCAATGCCGCGGCCGAAAGCGAAGAAATGACAACGCCCGCGCATGTCGCGATCATCATGGATGGAAACGGCCGCTGGGCGAAGGCCCGCGGGCTTCCACGCCTTGCCGGGCATCGCGCCGGCGTCGAAGCGTTGCGCCAGGCAGTGCGGGCAGCTGGCGAGTTCGGCGTCTCCTGGCTCACCGTCTACGCCTTCTCTTCGGAAAACTGGTCGCGGCCGAAATCCGAGGTCAGCGACCTGATGGGGCTCCTGAAGCTGTTTATCCGGCGTGATCTCGCCGAACTGCACCAGAACGGCGTTCGCGTAAAAATCATCGGCGATCGCGCCGGGCTGCAGGGCGATATCAAGGCGCTGCTCGAAGAGGCCGAGGCGCTGACCGCCGGCAACGATGCGCTGAAACTCGTCATCGCCTTCAATTACGGTGGCCGCGACGAGATCGCCCGCGCCGCGCAAAAGCTCGCCGCCGCCGCCGCTTCAGGAAAAATCGCTCCTGGCGACATTACCGTGGAAGCCGTCGCCGAGGCGCTCGACACGCGCGACATTCCGGATCCTGACCTCGTCATCCGCACCAGCGGCGAAATGCGGCTTTCGAATTTCCTGCTCTGGCAGGCGGCCTATAGTGAACTCGTATTTCTGCCATGCTACTGGCCCGACTTCACCCGTGAGCATTTCGCCGAATCGCTTAGCCAGTTCGCGGCGCGCGAACGGCGTTTCGGCGGCCCGTCGGCCCGAGATGTGGCGCTATGA
- the pyrH gene encoding UMP kinase, producing MTKKPLYRRVLLKASGEALMGDQHFGIDVSVVDRIASDIAEARALGVEVAVVIGGGNIFRGVAVASKGGDRVTGDHMGMLATVINSLALRTSLVKLGVDAVVLSAIAMPELCESFSQRQATAYMNQGKVVIFAGGTGNPFFTTDSAAALRAAEIGADALFKGTQVDGVYSADPKVDPNAVRYSRISHADVISQGLLIMDTAAIALARENNIPIIVYSIHEQGGFGEILTGGGHCTIVADT from the coding sequence ATGACGAAAAAACCCCTGTACCGGCGCGTGCTTCTCAAGGCGTCGGGCGAGGCGCTGATGGGTGATCAGCATTTCGGCATCGACGTTTCAGTCGTCGACCGCATCGCCTCCGACATCGCCGAGGCGAGGGCGCTCGGGGTCGAAGTGGCGGTCGTCATCGGCGGCGGCAACATCTTTCGCGGCGTGGCCGTGGCCTCCAAGGGTGGCGACCGGGTCACCGGCGACCACATGGGTATGCTTGCGACCGTCATCAATTCGCTGGCGCTGCGCACCTCGCTGGTCAAGCTCGGCGTTGACGCGGTGGTCCTTTCGGCAATCGCCATGCCCGAACTCTGCGAGAGCTTTTCGCAGCGCCAGGCGACGGCTTATATGAACCAGGGCAAAGTCGTGATTTTCGCCGGTGGCACCGGCAATCCCTTCTTCACCACGGATTCGGCCGCTGCGCTCCGCGCCGCCGAGATCGGCGCGGATGCGCTGTTCAAGGGAACACAGGTGGATGGCGTCTATTCGGCCGATCCGAAAGTGGATCCTAACGCGGTGCGTTATAGCCGCATTAGCCACGCCGACGTTATCAGCCAGGGCCTGTTGATTATGGACACTGCAGCGATTGCGCTTGCACGCGAAAACAACATCCCGATAATCGTCTATTCGATCCACGAGCAGGGTGGTTTCGGCGAAATCCTAACCGGTGGCGGTCACTGCACGATCGTCGCCGACACCTGA
- the lpxA gene encoding acyl-ACP--UDP-N-acetylglucosamine O-acyltransferase translates to MQTDPFIHPSAVVEPVAKIGAGVSIGPLCHVGADATIGAGTRLVSHVTVIGATTIGENCVVYPQAVLGGPPQNTGHKGGRTTLTIGDNCTIREFVTMHTGTDNARGATIVGNNGNFLAYSHVAHDCIVGDNVTLTNGATLGGHCEIGDNVAIGGLSAVHQFVRIGHNAFLAGGSMLVGDLIPYAIAMGNRAKLRGLNVVGLKRSGMPRTEIQALRRAYRTIFDPARPVAENIEIARAEFAGFPAAMKIVDFISARGKRHYAVPPLKAGADDADDDES, encoded by the coding sequence ATGCAGACTGACCCTTTCATCCATCCCTCGGCTGTGGTCGAGCCGGTCGCCAAGATAGGCGCAGGCGTCTCGATTGGGCCGCTTTGCCACGTTGGCGCGGATGCCACGATCGGCGCGGGCACGCGCCTCGTCAGCCATGTCACGGTCATCGGCGCAACAACGATCGGCGAAAACTGCGTCGTCTACCCGCAAGCTGTGCTCGGCGGTCCGCCGCAGAATACCGGCCACAAGGGCGGCCGCACCACGCTGACCATCGGCGACAATTGCACCATTCGCGAATTCGTCACCATGCACACCGGAACCGACAATGCCCGCGGCGCGACCATTGTCGGAAACAACGGCAATTTCCTCGCCTATTCGCATGTCGCGCATGACTGCATCGTCGGCGACAACGTCACCTTGACCAACGGTGCGACGCTAGGCGGCCATTGCGAGATCGGCGACAATGTCGCGATCGGCGGTCTGAGCGCGGTTCACCAGTTCGTCCGCATCGGCCACAACGCCTTTCTGGCCGGCGGCTCCATGCTGGTCGGCGACCTGATCCCCTACGCCATAGCCATGGGTAATCGCGCCAAACTGCGCGGATTGAACGTCGTCGGCCTCAAGCGCTCCGGTATGCCGCGAACGGAAATTCAGGCGCTGCGGCGCGCCTACCGCACCATCTTCGACCCGGCCCGCCCAGTTGCCGAAAATATCGAGATCGCCCGCGCCGAATTCGCCGGTTTCCCCGCTGCGATGAAGATCGTCGACTTCATCAGCGCGCGCGGCAAGCGCCATTACGCCGTGCCGCCGCTGAAAGCCGGCGCCGATGACGCCGACGATGACGAGAGCTGA
- a CDS encoding phosphatidate cytidylyltransferase, with the protein MSNLQLRVLSAAVLAIVVLGLTWLGGLPFRLLAVLIGAAIFYEWCAMSRTVANASYQVLTALILAAVLLSLIAGLPAATVLLVLAGALVASIVMGLIRGQGSWPTIGLAYAGFSAVSLIFLRSGDNAGLVAILFLFATVWTTDILAYFVGRAIGGPKLAPAISPGKTWSGAIGGAVGGLAAGLIAAALAGAANLPVLGIVALLLSIVSQIGDLFESWVKRRCGVKDSGAIIPGHGGVMDRVDGLVAAAFALYVIGWMAGGADHPAHGLFPL; encoded by the coding sequence ATGAGCAATCTGCAGCTTCGCGTCCTCTCGGCTGCCGTGCTGGCGATCGTCGTACTGGGGCTGACCTGGCTCGGCGGGCTGCCGTTCCGGTTGTTGGCGGTGCTGATCGGCGCCGCCATCTTCTACGAATGGTGCGCCATGTCCCGCACTGTCGCCAATGCTTCCTACCAGGTGCTGACGGCACTGATCCTGGCTGCGGTGCTGCTGTCGCTCATAGCGGGCTTGCCGGCTGCGACGGTGCTGCTCGTTTTGGCCGGCGCCCTGGTGGCTTCGATCGTGATGGGGCTCATCCGCGGGCAGGGTTCGTGGCCGACGATCGGGCTTGCCTATGCCGGATTCTCCGCTGTTTCGCTGATTTTCCTGCGCAGCGGCGACAATGCCGGGCTCGTGGCCATCCTGTTTCTGTTCGCCACGGTCTGGACAACCGACATACTCGCCTACTTCGTTGGGCGCGCCATCGGCGGCCCAAAACTCGCGCCGGCGATCTCGCCCGGTAAGACATGGAGCGGCGCGATTGGCGGCGCTGTCGGCGGGCTTGCCGCGGGGCTCATCGCCGCAGCTCTTGCGGGCGCCGCCAATCTTCCCGTCCTTGGCATAGTAGCGCTGCTGCTCTCGATCGTGTCCCAGATCGGCGATCTGTTCGAATCCTGGGTCAAGCGGCGCTGCGGCGTGAAGGATTCAGGCGCCATCATTCCCGGCCATGGTGGCGTCATGGATCGCGTCGACGGGCTTGTCGCGGCGGCGTTTGCTCTATACGTCATCGGCTGGATGGCGGGCGGCGCCGATCATCCGGCGCATGGATTGTTTCCGCTCTGA
- the frr gene encoding ribosome recycling factor — protein sequence MTSGADFNDIHRRMDGAINAFKHDLASLRTGRASSNLLDPVMVQAYGSAMPITQVATVSVPEPRMISVSVWDKSMVGAVDRAIREANLGFNPIMDGTTLRIPLPELNEQRRKELVKIAHTYAENARIAARHVRRDGMDHLKKAEKDGDISEDDHRKQADRIQKLTDETISSIDSLLAAKEAEIMHV from the coding sequence ATGACCAGCGGGGCAGACTTCAACGACATTCATCGGCGCATGGATGGAGCGATCAACGCGTTCAAGCACGATCTGGCTTCTCTGAGGACCGGCCGCGCGTCCAGCAACCTGCTCGATCCGGTCATGGTCCAGGCCTATGGCTCGGCCATGCCGATCACGCAGGTCGCGACCGTTTCGGTGCCGGAGCCGCGCATGATTTCGGTTTCCGTCTGGGACAAGTCTATGGTCGGCGCGGTCGACCGCGCCATTCGCGAAGCCAATCTCGGCTTCAACCCGATCATGGACGGCACGACGCTGCGCATTCCGCTGCCGGAACTCAACGAACAGCGCCGCAAGGAACTGGTCAAGATCGCCCACACCTATGCCGAGAACGCGCGCATCGCCGCCCGGCACGTTCGCCGCGACGGCATGGATCACCTTAAAAAGGCTGAAAAGGATGGCGATATCAGCGAGGACGATCACCGCAAGCAGGCTGACCGGATTCAGAAGCTGACCGACGAGACGATCAGCTCGATCGACAGCCTGCTGGCGGCGAAAGAAGCCGAGATCATGCACGTCTGA
- the tsf gene encoding translation elongation factor Ts, which produces MSITAAQVKQLRDMTGAGMMDCKAALAETNGDMEAAVDWLRAKGIAKADKKAGRTAAEGLVGVAGDATSAVVVEVNSETDFVARAESFQEIVRNVAQVALSVGGETEAVANATYPGTDKTVVQAIKDAVGTIGENLSFRRSAKLSVGAGAVATYVHNAVAENLGKLGVLVAIETAGNADAARTFARQVAMHVAATNPLALTAEQIDPAAVARERAIFTEQARESGKPEAIIEKMVEGRMRKFYEEVVLLKQSFVLNPDITVEAALKEAEKEIGAPAKITGFLRFALGEGIEREESDFAAEVAAAVKK; this is translated from the coding sequence ATGAGCATTACGGCAGCACAGGTCAAACAACTCCGCGACATGACCGGCGCGGGCATGATGGATTGCAAGGCGGCGCTCGCCGAGACCAATGGCGATATGGAAGCGGCCGTCGACTGGCTGCGCGCCAAGGGGATCGCCAAGGCCGACAAGAAGGCCGGCCGCACGGCGGCTGAAGGCCTGGTCGGCGTCGCCGGCGACGCTACTTCGGCCGTCGTGGTCGAGGTCAATTCCGAGACCGACTTCGTCGCGCGCGCCGAATCCTTCCAGGAGATCGTGCGCAATGTCGCGCAGGTGGCGCTGTCTGTCGGCGGCGAGACCGAAGCGGTCGCCAACGCAACGTACCCCGGCACCGACAAGACCGTCGTGCAGGCGATCAAGGATGCCGTCGGCACTATCGGCGAAAACCTGTCGTTCCGCCGCTCGGCGAAGCTGTCGGTCGGCGCAGGCGCCGTTGCGACCTATGTCCATAACGCGGTCGCCGAAAACCTCGGCAAGCTCGGCGTGCTGGTCGCGATCGAGACCGCCGGCAACGCCGATGCGGCCCGCACCTTTGCCCGCCAGGTGGCGATGCATGTCGCGGCCACCAACCCGCTGGCGTTGACCGCAGAGCAGATCGATCCGGCCGCCGTTGCGCGCGAGCGGGCGATCTTCACCGAGCAGGCCCGCGAATCGGGCAAGCCGGAGGCGATCATCGAAAAGATGGTCGAAGGCCGTATGCGGAAGTTCTACGAGGAAGTCGTGCTCCTGAAGCAGTCCTTCGTGCTCAACCCCGACATTACGGTCGAGGCTGCACTGAAGGAAGCCGAGAAGGAAATCGGCGCGCCGGCCAAGATCACCGGCTTCCTCCGGTTTGCGCTCGGCGAAGGCATCGAGCGCGAAGAAAGCGACTTCGCGGCGGAAGTCGCGGCTGCGGTGAAAAAGTAA
- the fabZ gene encoding 3-hydroxyacyl-ACP dehydratase FabZ, translating into MADTPPATLDIVDILGLMKLLPHRYPFLLVDKIIEIDEDNSAIGIKNVTINEPHFQGHFPEQPVMPGVLIVEAMAQTAGAICIRSQKTDKPSLVYFMTIDNAKFRRPVVPGDRLEIHVKKLKKRGNIWRFACEAMVDGAKAAEAEISAMMSPPTA; encoded by the coding sequence ATGGCTGATACGCCGCCAGCGACGCTCGATATCGTTGACATTCTGGGCCTGATGAAACTCCTGCCGCATCGCTACCCGTTCCTGCTTGTCGACAAAATCATCGAAATCGATGAAGACAATTCAGCGATCGGCATCAAGAACGTCACCATCAACGAGCCGCATTTCCAGGGCCATTTCCCTGAGCAGCCGGTCATGCCCGGCGTTCTTATCGTCGAAGCGATGGCGCAGACGGCCGGCGCCATCTGCATCCGCAGCCAGAAGACCGACAAGCCGTCGCTGGTTTATTTCATGACCATCGACAATGCCAAATTCCGCCGTCCGGTCGTGCCGGGTGACCGCCTTGAAATTCACGTAAAAAAGCTGAAGAAGCGCGGCAATATCTGGCGCTTTGCCTGCGAGGCGATGGTAGACGGGGCGAAAGCCGCGGAAGCCGAGATCTCGGCGATGATGTCGCCGCCGACGGCCTGA
- the lpxD gene encoding UDP-3-O-(3-hydroxymyristoyl)glucosamine N-acyltransferase, translating into MSDPVFFVPSRRYSAGEIASLTGAELADSAHSATAISTIASAATGGEGALVFVEGKRNAGLLDKLNAAAVLVTPDIAGRAPSGIAVLVTPTPQRAFAMVGRLLFPDAATPGAITGETGISPAAHIDPTAHLEAGVVVEAGAVIGAGVSIGAGTIIAPNVVIGRNSQIGRNAYVGPNATIQYALIGNHVIIHAGAKIGQDGFGFVAGRGGPERIPQIGRVVIQDNVEVGANSTIDRGAMADTVIGENTKIDNLVQIAHNVRIGRGCIIAGLTGISGSVTIGDNVLMGGGVGLADHVVIGDRAQLAARSGFMHDVPAGEVWAGYPAKPMKEAMREFAMIRRLAQTRPKKGDDNG; encoded by the coding sequence ATGTCAGACCCGGTCTTCTTCGTGCCGTCACGACGCTATTCGGCGGGCGAGATCGCAAGCCTTACCGGCGCCGAACTTGCAGATAGCGCACATTCCGCAACTGCCATCTCGACCATCGCGTCGGCTGCCACTGGCGGGGAGGGTGCGCTTGTTTTCGTCGAAGGCAAGCGCAATGCCGGGCTGCTCGACAAGCTGAACGCGGCGGCGGTTCTGGTCACTCCCGATATAGCCGGCCGCGCGCCTTCCGGCATCGCCGTACTGGTCACGCCGACGCCGCAGCGCGCATTCGCCATGGTCGGTCGGCTGCTTTTTCCCGATGCCGCGACACCCGGCGCAATCACCGGTGAGACCGGCATTTCGCCCGCGGCCCATATCGACCCGACGGCGCATCTCGAGGCCGGCGTCGTCGTGGAAGCCGGCGCGGTGATCGGGGCAGGGGTCTCGATCGGAGCCGGCACGATCATCGCGCCGAATGTCGTTATTGGCCGCAATTCGCAGATCGGCCGCAACGCCTATGTCGGGCCCAACGCCACCATCCAGTACGCGCTGATCGGCAACCACGTCATCATCCATGCCGGCGCAAAGATCGGCCAGGACGGCTTCGGCTTCGTCGCCGGCCGCGGAGGGCCCGAGCGCATTCCGCAGATCGGCCGCGTGGTCATCCAGGACAATGTCGAGGTCGGAGCAAACTCCACCATCGACCGCGGGGCAATGGCCGATACCGTCATCGGCGAGAACACCAAGATCGACAATCTGGTCCAGATCGCCCACAACGTTCGCATTGGCCGTGGCTGCATCATTGCCGGTCTCACCGGCATTTCCGGCTCCGTCACCATTGGAGACAACGTCCTGATGGGCGGCGGCGTGGGACTGGCCGACCATGTGGTGATCGGCGACAGAGCGCAGCTTGCGGCGCGAAGCGGGTTCATGCACGACGTGCCGGCCGGCGAAGTCTGGGCGGGTTATCCGGCGAAGCCGATGAAAGAAGCCATGCGCGAATTTGCGATGATCCGCAGGCTGGCGCAGACCAGGCCGAAAAAGGGTGATGATAATGGCTGA
- the rseP gene encoding RIP metalloprotease RseP, whose protein sequence is MNELFSTLFGLDSLLVGTILPFLFVLTVVVFVHEMGHYLVGRWCGIGVKAFSIGFGPEIFGFNDRRGTRWKLSAIPLGGYVKFVGDMNVTSTPDAEEAEKLTPAERQVAFHTQPVWKRAATVVAGPLFNFLLTIAVLATFFSTYGRVVSEPTIAEVQAGSPAEVAGFLPGDRFVSVNGSPVRTFADVQYHVSGRAGDPLDFVLLRDGKEIELTATPKVTEQKDAAGNTFRIGVIGVVNTKEVGQFRVIEYSVPGAVAEAVSETGRIIMRTGQFLKRFAVGREDKCQLGGPIKIADMAGKAAKLGFERLVELIALLSVGIGFLNLLPIPPLDGGHLVFYGIEAVIRRPVSERMMEAVYRTGMILVLAFMAFVFWNDLFGC, encoded by the coding sequence TTGAACGAGTTGTTTTCAACGCTGTTTGGCTTAGACAGCCTGCTTGTCGGCACTATCTTGCCGTTCCTGTTCGTGTTGACGGTCGTCGTGTTCGTGCATGAGATGGGCCACTATCTTGTCGGCCGCTGGTGCGGCATCGGCGTCAAGGCCTTTTCTATCGGCTTCGGACCCGAGATCTTCGGCTTCAACGATCGCCGCGGCACGCGCTGGAAGCTTTCGGCCATACCGCTCGGCGGCTATGTCAAATTCGTCGGCGACATGAACGTCACCAGCACGCCTGATGCCGAGGAAGCCGAGAAGTTGACGCCGGCCGAGCGCCAAGTGGCGTTCCACACCCAGCCGGTCTGGAAACGTGCGGCGACGGTCGTCGCGGGACCGCTGTTCAATTTTCTGCTGACGATCGCGGTGCTTGCGACGTTTTTTTCAACCTATGGCCGCGTCGTCTCGGAACCGACAATCGCGGAAGTTCAGGCCGGCAGCCCCGCCGAAGTAGCCGGCTTCTTGCCCGGCGACCGTTTCGTCAGTGTCAACGGCAGTCCGGTACGGACTTTCGCCGACGTCCAGTACCATGTCTCCGGCCGCGCCGGCGATCCGCTCGACTTTGTGCTGCTGCGCGACGGCAAAGAGATCGAACTGACGGCGACACCCAAAGTCACCGAACAGAAGGACGCCGCCGGCAACACCTTCCGCATCGGTGTCATTGGAGTGGTCAACACCAAGGAAGTCGGCCAGTTCCGCGTCATCGAATACAGCGTGCCCGGCGCGGTGGCGGAGGCCGTGAGTGAGACAGGCCGCATCATCATGCGAACCGGCCAGTTCCTGAAGCGCTTCGCGGTCGGGCGCGAGGACAAATGCCAGCTCGGCGGTCCGATCAAGATAGCCGACATGGCCGGCAAGGCGGCCAAGCTCGGCTTCGAGCGGCTGGTCGAACTGATTGCGCTGCTCTCCGTTGGCATTGGATTTTTGAACCTTCTGCCGATTCCCCCACTGGATGGGGGCCATCTGGTTTTCTACGGCATAGAGGCCGTCATCAGGCGTCCTGTGTCGGAGCGCATGATGGAGGCGGTGTACCGAACGGGGATGATTCTTGTTCTAGCCTTCATGGCGTTCGTTTTCTGGAACGACCTGTTTGGGTGCTGA
- the bamA gene encoding outer membrane protein assembly factor BamA yields MKAVTKFLSAASAVAVSAALAVPGAAVLQFASVSMAEAAVVSSIDVRGNQRVDAETIRNYLSISPGRSFSNADIDEAVKRLFGTGLFSDVRITQVGSTLVVQVSEYQVVNQVLFQGNKKIKDAQLAGTVQLKPRGTFSPASLETDAEAIRAAYQRIGRNDATVTPKTIDLGDNRVNVVFEINEGDRTKIASINFTGNNAFSDRRLSDVIATKRSTILSFLLRDDIYDEERLRADEEALRRFYYNRGYADFQVVSAFGELNEATNEYTVSITVDEGERYTFGDVSVESTIAGVDGESLRSLVETSPGAVYSAKNVEDSIIALTEHVAGLGYAFAQVTPRGDRNFENRTISVVYTVDQGPRTYVERIEIRGNTRTRDYVIRREFDVSEGDAFNQVLIQRAKRRLEALNYFERVEIATAPGSEPDQVVLVVDVVEKSTGEFSIGAGYTTGGSTPGPSIEGAITERNFLGRGQFIRLSAGGGKDSRDFMLSFTEPYFLGRRIAAGFDVFRQTRRYNDYESELTGATVRFGLPITENISTQLAYNFTQEEYEFREGCDDPDVPGTPDPDCGVSEAIIDGVENSPWNKSSVSGGLVYNTIDDMKNPHSGIYANFTTEVAGLGGDAEYVKLTGRGSYYHTLSEEMDIVGLVSVGGGHIAGFGSESNLRIFDHFKSNDRMIRGFEFDGIGPYDDASDDKDHLGGTTYFNASVEAQFPVPVVPESFGLRGAVFADAATLYGNDIDTAGTTIDLVGTGMEWRASVGAGLIWASPFGPLRIDYAVPVVKEENDEEQNFNFGISTRF; encoded by the coding sequence ATGAAGGCAGTTACGAAGTTTTTGAGCGCCGCTTCCGCGGTGGCTGTGTCTGCTGCTCTGGCAGTTCCGGGCGCAGCCGTTTTGCAGTTTGCATCAGTTTCAATGGCCGAGGCGGCGGTTGTCAGCAGCATTGATGTGCGTGGTAATCAGCGGGTCGACGCTGAAACCATCCGCAACTACCTCTCCATTAGCCCCGGCAGGTCGTTTTCCAACGCCGACATTGACGAGGCTGTGAAGCGCCTGTTCGGCACCGGTCTGTTCTCTGATGTCCGCATCACCCAGGTCGGCTCGACGCTGGTGGTGCAGGTTTCGGAATATCAGGTCGTCAATCAGGTCCTTTTCCAAGGCAACAAGAAGATCAAGGACGCACAGCTAGCCGGCACCGTCCAGTTGAAGCCGCGCGGCACGTTTTCGCCCGCCTCGCTGGAAACCGATGCGGAAGCGATCCGCGCGGCCTACCAGCGCATTGGCCGCAACGACGCCACTGTCACCCCGAAAACGATTGATCTGGGGGACAACCGCGTCAACGTCGTGTTCGAGATCAACGAAGGCGACCGAACCAAGATCGCCTCGATCAATTTCACCGGCAACAACGCTTTCAGCGATCGACGGCTCTCCGACGTGATCGCCACCAAGCGCTCGACCATTCTGTCATTCCTGCTGCGGGACGACATCTATGACGAGGAGCGCCTGCGCGCGGACGAGGAAGCGCTGCGCCGCTTCTACTACAACCGCGGCTATGCCGATTTCCAGGTCGTCTCGGCGTTCGGTGAGCTCAACGAGGCAACCAACGAATACACGGTCTCGATCACGGTCGACGAAGGCGAGCGTTACACCTTCGGTGATGTGAGCGTCGAGAGTACGATTGCGGGCGTCGATGGCGAATCTCTGCGTTCGCTGGTCGAAACCAGCCCCGGTGCGGTCTACAGCGCCAAGAATGTCGAAGACTCCATCATTGCCCTTACCGAGCATGTCGCCGGTCTCGGCTACGCTTTCGCGCAGGTCACGCCGCGCGGCGACCGCAATTTCGAAAACCGCACCATTTCGGTTGTCTATACGGTCGATCAGGGCCCGAGAACGTATGTCGAGCGCATCGAGATCCGTGGCAACACGCGCACGCGTGACTATGTCATTCGCCGCGAGTTCGACGTCAGCGAAGGCGACGCGTTCAATCAGGTGCTGATCCAGCGCGCGAAGAGACGGCTCGAAGCCCTTAATTACTTTGAGCGCGTCGAGATCGCCACCGCTCCCGGCTCGGAGCCGGACCAGGTGGTGCTCGTCGTTGATGTTGTGGAGAAGTCGACCGGCGAATTCTCGATCGGCGCGGGCTACACGACGGGCGGCTCGACCCCCGGACCTTCGATCGAAGGTGCGATCACCGAGCGTAATTTCCTCGGCCGTGGCCAGTTCATCCGGCTTTCGGCCGGCGGTGGCAAGGATTCGCGCGACTTCATGCTGTCTTTCACCGAGCCCTACTTCCTCGGACGACGCATCGCGGCAGGCTTCGATGTCTTCCGCCAGACCCGCCGCTACAACGACTACGAGAGCGAACTGACCGGCGCGACCGTACGCTTCGGCCTTCCGATCACCGAGAACATCAGCACGCAGCTGGCTTATAATTTCACACAGGAAGAGTACGAGTTCCGTGAAGGCTGCGACGATCCAGACGTTCCCGGCACGCCGGACCCGGATTGCGGCGTATCGGAAGCCATTATCGACGGAGTCGAGAACAGCCCGTGGAACAAATCGTCCGTTTCGGGTGGGCTCGTCTACAACACCATCGACGACATGAAGAACCCGCATTCGGGCATATACGCAAACTTCACGACTGAAGTCGCCGGGCTTGGCGGCGATGCGGAGTACGTGAAGCTGACAGGACGTGGCAGCTACTATCACACGCTTTCGGAAGAAATGGATATCGTCGGCCTGGTCAGTGTCGGCGGCGGCCATATCGCCGGCTTCGGCTCGGAAAGCAATCTGCGCATCTTTGATCACTTCAAGAGCAATGACCGGATGATCCGCGGCTTCGAATTCGACGGCATCGGCCCGTACGATGATGCCTCTGATGACAAAGATCATCTCGGCGGTACGACTTACTTCAATGCGTCCGTCGAGGCGCAGTTCCCGGTTCCAGTCGTTCCGGAAAGCTTCGGCCTGCGTGGCGCGGTTTTCGCGGACGCAGCGACGCTCTATGGCAACGACATCGATACGGCCGGTACTACGATCGATCTCGTCGGCACCGGCATGGAGTGGCGCGCTTCGGTGGGCGCCGGCCTGATCTGGGCTTCGCCCTTCGGTCCGCTGCGCATCGACTACGCGGTTCCGGTCGTTAAGGAAGAGAACGACGAGGAACAGAACTTCAACTTCGGCATTTCGACCCGCTTCTGA